The Limisphaera ngatamarikiensis genome contains the following window.
GCCGCAAACGAGGACGGGTTTCCAAAAGGTGCCCAGCCGTTGGGTCTTGTGGAACAGCCAGAACAGCGTCACCAGGGAACCGACCCCGACCATGTTGAAGATGACGAACATCATGTTGAGCTGGCCGGGCCGGCTCTCGAAGGTGGGCAGTTTGCCCATGGCATAGGCGACGAGGCCCAGCAGGTAAACGATGCTGTTGGCCAGCATGAAATCGCGGCCGAGGGCGGGTCGGGCGGCGATGATGGCGACCTCGATCCCCATGGCGGCCACCAGAAGGGACTGGTGGTTGGTGAAGCAGATGCCGAACATGAAGAAGGCCCAGTAAAGGTAGCGCCACTGGTCCGGTGCATAGATCCACCGGAGCAGGAAGAGCAGGACCAGCACCAGGGAAAGCACGCTCAGGGAATAGACCTCGACGATGATGGACTGGCTCCACATGAAGCCGTTGAAGCCGAGCAGGCCACCGGCGACGAAACCCGAAACCATGCAGATGGCGCTCTCCCAGCGGCCGGTCATGGCTTTGAGTTCCTCCAGGCCTTCCATGAGCATGCTGCTGCCGCGGGAGACCAGCAGGCCGAGGAATCCGCAGGCGAGGGCTCCGGCGAAGGCGCTCGCCAGGGCTACGCGCCAGGCGATGTTCGACCAGGGCAGGTGGGTCCAGAGCCAGGTGTACAGGGTCCAGACGGGGTAACCCGGCGGATGCGGAATGCCGGCGTAGTAGCTGGCCACGGCCAGTTCCCCGCAGTCTTCCAGGGTGAGGTCCGGCGCGAGCGTCCAGAGATAGCCGAGGAAGACCGTCAATGCCGTGACCGCGAAGGTGAGCCAGTCCACCGGCCGGAACAGGGGCGGCAGCTCGGGCTGTGCGGCCCGGATGGCGCCCGCGCCGGGCGGGTTCGTGGTTGCGCCGGTTTTTTCCACACCGGTTGGTTTGTTGCTTACCATGCGGTTGAACGATTGTTGGCGCGATGTTTTTGAACGGTGCATCACTAGACCGGAGCAGCGGTCCGTTTGTCCATTCAAAAGTGGGCGGTGCACGGGCGGGGTCGGGACACGGACGGCCGGTGTGGGCAGGAGGGTGAACCGGGGCGGAGCCGGTTGTTCAAGTCGGTTGATTGAAGGCCGAGGGCTCCGGCCCTGACATCCGGGGTCGTGACCGGCGTGCCGTGCACCTGCAGGTTTGAATGATCGGGCACCATCGCAAGGTATGGACCGGACGGGGCGGGCGAATGCTCAAAGGCCGGCTGCACGCGGGGGCGTCGGGGCGCGCGAGGGATTCGGGTCGGGTGGGATTGGAGCGGAGGCGGAGGTGGCGGCCTTGCTGGGGGGTGGGGCGTGCGGGTAGTGTGGGCGGGCCGATGGCGGTGCGCCATGGGGATCGGCGCGTCAGAGGCATGGGGACATGATCCTGTTGATCGACATCGGGAACACGCACACGCACGTGGGATTGGCCGGTGCGGAGCGTGTGGAGCGGCAGTGGGAGATACCTACCCGCGATTGGCGTTCGGGTCGGGCGACGAAGGCGTTGCGGTCCGGGGTGGGTCGGCGTCAGGTGACCGGTGCGGTGTTGGCGAGTGTGGTGCCGGCGGTGACGCCGCGGGTGCGATCGGCCGTGCGGCGTGGCTGGGGAGTCCGGCTCCTGGAACTGCATGCGGGCACGCTCCGGGGGCTGGCGTTGGATTATCCGCGGCCCGAGACGGTGGGTGCGGATCGGCTGGCCAATGCGCTGGCGGCGTGGCACCGGTTTGGGGCGCCGGTGGTGGTGGTGGATTTTGGGACGGCGGTGACGTTTGACGTGGTGGATCGCCGGGGGTGTTATGTGGGGGGTGTGATTGCGCCGGGGCTGGCGGCGATGACGGATTATTTGCATGAGCGGACGGCGTTGTTGCCGCGGATTCGACTGCGGCCGTGCGAGAGGGTGGTGGGGCGGAGTACGGAGGAGGCGATGTTGGCGGGGGCGTTTTTCGGGTATCCGGGTTTGGTGGAGGCGATCCTGAAGGGGATTCGGAGGGAGTTGGGCGTGCGGCGGCTGCCGGTGGTGGCGACCGGCGGGTATGCGGCGCTGATGGCGGAGCGGGTTCGGGGGATTCGGGCCGTGTGCCCTGATTTGACCCTGGAGGGGCTTCGATTGACCTGGCAGGCGCATTACGGTCCGGGGAAGTGACCGTGGCCGCTGCGGGGTCGGTTTAGTGGGACATGGTCAGGACGAGCACCTGTTCGAGGGTGGACAATCCCTGGCGGGCGCGTTCGAGGGCCACCATGCGGAGGGTTTTCATGCCCTGTTGGATGGCGACCTGACTGATTTCGTGGGAATTGGCGCGGGCGATGATGAGTTTGCGGATTTCGTCGGTGACGGTCATGGCTTCGATAATGGCCATGCGGCCGGAGTAGCCGGAGTTGCGGCAGCGCTCGCATCCGCGCCCGCGGTAGAGGGTGACGCCGTCGAACAGGGCGGGGTCG
Protein-coding sequences here:
- a CDS encoding type III pantothenate kinase, encoding MILLIDIGNTHTHVGLAGAERVERQWEIPTRDWRSGRATKALRSGVGRRQVTGAVLASVVPAVTPRVRSAVRRGWGVRLLELHAGTLRGLALDYPRPETVGADRLANALAAWHRFGAPVVVVDFGTAVTFDVVDRRGCYVGGVIAPGLAAMTDYLHERTALLPRIRLRPCERVVGRSTEEAMLAGAFFGYPGLVEAILKGIRRELGVRRLPVVATGGYAALMAERVRGIRAVCPDLTLEGLRLTWQAHYGPGK